A genomic stretch from Candidatus Brocadiia bacterium includes:
- a CDS encoding UDP-N-acetylmuramoyl-L-alanyl-D-glutamate--2,6-diaminopimelate ligase, translating to MELKELKQILPNARFHDFQNLEITGISYDSRQVKSGDLFVAIKGAATDGYRFIADALHRGAVTLVTHKKANLFPLVPQIVVSSPRAALASISSYFYGNPSARLKVIGVTGTNGKTTTTYLIKSILEAKGEKVGLLGTIQYLIGDRQIPAPNTTPESYDLQKYFAEMVRFGLNYAVMEVSSHALIQQRVRGTNFHIGLFTNLTRDHLDYHKTITNYRAAKGLLFKGLSEQSAAILNYEDKASNYYSRLTRAKKLWYSIKSPSAAVSARINRMTLDGTSFTLMTPFGSIDIDTSLIGPHNVYNIIAAATVGIACGVPLENIRQGVAAVKSVRGRQELLSSGRGFHVMVDYAHTDDALKNVLAAVKPLVRGRVIVVFGCGGDRDRGKRPLMGKVVAKYADTFVITSDNPRSEDPHRIITDIQKGIGRKKEYFVEPDRYSAIKKAIELARPGDLVLLAGKGHETYQIFRDVVKPFDDRQVAMELLS from the coding sequence ATGGAACTGAAAGAACTCAAGCAGATTCTGCCTAACGCCCGTTTCCACGATTTCCAGAACCTGGAAATAACCGGCATCAGCTACGACTCGCGCCAGGTCAAAAGCGGCGACCTGTTCGTGGCCATCAAGGGCGCGGCTACGGACGGTTATCGCTTCATCGCCGACGCCCTGCATCGCGGCGCCGTTACGCTGGTTACCCACAAAAAGGCCAACCTCTTCCCGCTGGTGCCGCAGATAGTAGTCAGTTCACCCCGGGCCGCCCTGGCTTCCATCAGCTCTTATTTCTACGGCAACCCTTCGGCCCGGCTCAAGGTCATCGGCGTCACCGGCACCAACGGCAAAACCACCACCACCTACCTGATTAAATCCATACTCGAGGCCAAGGGCGAAAAGGTCGGCCTGCTCGGCACCATCCAGTATCTCATAGGCGACCGCCAGATACCCGCGCCCAATACCACCCCGGAATCGTACGACCTGCAGAAATACTTCGCCGAAATGGTCCGGTTCGGGCTTAATTATGCCGTCATGGAGGTGTCCTCGCACGCGCTCATACAACAGCGGGTCAGGGGCACCAATTTCCATATCGGACTGTTCACCAACCTGACCCGCGACCATCTTGATTACCACAAGACCATCACCAACTACCGGGCCGCCAAAGGCCTGCTTTTCAAGGGACTGTCCGAGCAGTCAGCCGCCATCCTCAACTACGAAGACAAAGCCAGTAATTATTACTCCCGGCTGACCAGGGCCAAGAAACTTTGGTACAGCATAAAAAGCCCGTCCGCCGCGGTATCGGCCCGGATTAACCGGATGACCCTGGACGGCACCAGCTTCACGCTGATGACGCCCTTCGGCAGCATCGACATCGATACCTCGCTCATCGGGCCGCACAACGTCTATAACATCATCGCCGCGGCTACGGTCGGCATTGCCTGCGGCGTGCCGCTGGAAAATATCAGGCAGGGCGTGGCCGCCGTCAAATCTGTCCGGGGACGGCAGGAACTGCTCAGCTCCGGACGTGGTTTCCACGTTATGGTCGACTACGCCCATACCGACGACGCCCTGAAGAACGTCCTGGCCGCCGTCAAGCCGCTGGTCCGGGGCCGGGTCATCGTCGTCTTCGGCTGCGGTGGCGACCGCGACCGCGGCAAGCGTCCGCTTATGGGCAAGGTCGTGGCCAAATACGCCGATACCTTCGTGATTACCTCGGACAACCCACGCTCCGAGGACCCGCACCGGATTATCACCGATATCCAGAAGGGTATCGGCCGGAAAAAGGAATACTTCGTGGAGCCGGACCGCTATTCGGCCATAAAGAAAGCCATCGAGCTGGCCCGGCCGGGCGACCTGGTCCTGCTGGCCGGCAAGGGGCACGAGACCTACCAGATATTCAGGGACGTGGTCAAGCCTTTTGACGACCGCCAGGTGGCCATGGAGCTGTTGAGCTGA
- the murF gene encoding UDP-N-acetylmuramoyl-tripeptide--D-alanyl-D-alanine ligase has translation MIPLSIPEILGAVNGRVISGQKDLTARRISHISTDTRTAVKGSAFFALKGPNFDGHNFIRQAVRRGAAVLVVSSPVKPVPAGVVVIKVTDTLKALGDLAGYYRSLFSCPVIVVTGSNGKTTTKEMLAHILSRQGPTASSPKSFNNYIGLPLTIFGLEPRHRYAVLEAGTNRPGEIAYLGRIARPDVAVITNVAPTHLEELKSLEGIAREKASLFGCLAPGGVGLYNADSKLIKKFIPKDENTIEAFSLNKDGGIVQVTGVKDAGNGIKFNVAARGERGVYACRLPMAGGWNANNALAAIAAARAVGVPISQSCRALGSFKAPSMRMERRILKGVTYINDAYNANPTAVSCALQALAKEKAGRRIFVFGEMRELGRYTRLYHRAAARDIIRAGLDALVCVGAATKETLKALPKNKPAYRVYCNDVNQAVNWLGRIVQKGDIVLLKGSRTIGLEKILSEL, from the coding sequence ATGATACCGCTAAGCATACCGGAAATACTCGGGGCCGTTAACGGCCGGGTCATCTCCGGGCAAAAGGACCTGACCGCCCGGCGCATCAGCCATATTTCCACCGATACCCGGACCGCTGTCAAAGGTTCGGCTTTCTTCGCCCTCAAGGGCCCCAACTTCGACGGCCATAATTTCATCCGGCAAGCCGTCCGGCGCGGCGCTGCCGTGCTGGTCGTCTCGAGTCCGGTCAAACCCGTCCCGGCCGGGGTGGTAGTCATCAAAGTGACCGATACCCTCAAGGCGCTGGGCGACCTGGCCGGTTATTACCGGTCGCTGTTCAGCTGTCCGGTCATCGTCGTCACCGGCAGTAACGGCAAGACCACCACCAAGGAGATGCTGGCCCATATCCTGTCCCGTCAAGGGCCGACGGCCAGCTCGCCCAAGAGTTTCAATAACTATATCGGCCTGCCCCTGACCATATTCGGGCTCGAGCCGCGCCACCGTTACGCCGTGCTAGAAGCCGGCACCAACCGCCCGGGCGAAATCGCCTATCTGGGCCGGATTGCCCGGCCTGATGTGGCCGTCATCACCAATGTCGCGCCGACCCATCTGGAAGAACTCAAGAGCCTCGAAGGCATCGCCCGTGAAAAGGCCTCGCTCTTCGGATGCCTGGCTCCCGGCGGGGTGGGGCTCTACAACGCCGACAGCAAATTAATTAAGAAATTCATACCGAAAGACGAAAATACAATAGAAGCATTCAGTCTGAACAAAGATGGAGGAATCGTTCAAGTTACCGGCGTTAAAGATGCCGGTAACGGCATTAAGTTTAATGTTGCAGCCAGGGGTGAACGCGGGGTTTACGCCTGTCGGTTACCAATGGCAGGGGGCTGGAATGCCAACAACGCCCTGGCCGCCATCGCGGCCGCCCGGGCAGTCGGAGTTCCAATCAGCCAATCCTGCCGGGCGCTGGGTTCGTTCAAGGCGCCGTCCATGCGCATGGAGCGCCGGATACTGAAAGGAGTCACCTACATCAACGATGCCTACAACGCCAACCCGACCGCCGTGTCGTGCGCGTTGCAGGCGCTGGCTAAGGAAAAGGCCGGACGCCGGATATTCGTATTCGGCGAGATGCGCGAATTGGGCCGCTATACCCGGCTATACCACCGGGCCGCGGCACGCGACATCATCAGGGCCGGGCTGGATGCCCTGGTCTGCGTCGGAGCGGCTACTAAAGAGACGCTCAAGGCCTTGCCCAAAAATAAGCCAGCGTACCGGGTTTATTGCAACGATGTTAACCAGGCCGTTAACTGGCTTGGCCGGATAGTCCAAAAAGGAGATATCGTCCTGCTCAAGGGCTCGCGGACAATAGGGCTTGAGAAAATATTATCAGAGCTATGA